The following proteins are encoded in a genomic region of Glycine soja cultivar W05 chromosome 17, ASM419377v2, whole genome shotgun sequence:
- the LOC114392908 gene encoding uncharacterized protein LOC114392908, producing MNYKSSVTATSIKTILLDRMAAPTPVAIGTRGTIGSLVRKEIEYFSKFELGSSQRPQPHFVNMVSRRGYSTSRPSFWVLLMTGKRRKRRGNNVFLPKMCSVAEVVESNKWNRVPGYSYRILKDDINNFQL from the coding sequence ATGAACTATAAAAGCAGTGTCACTGCCACTTCCATTAAAACCATACTTCTAGATAGAATGGCTGCTCCTACTCCAGTAGCTATAGGCACAAGGGGCACAATTGGGTCTCTTGTAAGGAAGGAAATCGAATACTTCTCCAAGTTTGAGTTAGGGAGCTCACAAAGGCCTCAGCCACACTTTGTGAACATGGTTTCTCGCAGAGGCTATTCCACTTCCAGGCCCAGTTTCTGGGTCTTGCTAATGACAGGGAAGAGGAGGAAGCGAAGGGGTAACAATGTGTTTCTTCCAAAAATGTGTTCTGTTGCTGAAGTGGTAGAAAGCAATAAGTGGAACAGGGTTCCTGGTTACAGCTACAGGATCCTCAAGGATGATATCAACAACTTTCAGCTCTGA